Proteins encoded within one genomic window of Acinetobacter sp. WCHA55:
- a CDS encoding putative RNA methyltransferase encodes MNLLMCPVCREALTLNERTWRCANSHSYDVAKQGYVNLHVVQHKHSKNPGDTPASVQARRAFLSAGYYAPLQQAVVNKVRELRIENLLDIGCGEGYYTDAMQVEVLQCVGVDIAKNAVQVAAKINKNITWVVGTGATLPVLDQSIDLCSSLFSPIPKQEILRVLKPQGYLLVVTPAPQHLYAIREALFEEVKPHEPSKFVEQLSDAFDLVSDDVVDAELKLNQQDLKNLIAMTPYAYKAKQERREALEAQTAFELHAQYQILLFQKKA; translated from the coding sequence ATGAATCTGCTCATGTGTCCTGTGTGTCGTGAGGCTTTAACTTTAAACGAAAGAACATGGCGCTGTGCGAATTCACATAGTTATGATGTGGCAAAACAAGGCTACGTCAATCTGCATGTCGTACAACACAAGCACAGTAAGAACCCAGGGGATACACCAGCGTCTGTACAAGCGCGCCGTGCATTTTTAAGTGCAGGATATTATGCGCCTTTACAGCAAGCAGTGGTGAACAAAGTACGCGAGCTTCGGATTGAAAACTTACTGGATATTGGCTGTGGTGAAGGTTATTACACAGACGCGATGCAGGTTGAAGTGCTGCAATGTGTTGGTGTCGATATTGCGAAAAATGCAGTGCAAGTGGCTGCGAAAATCAATAAAAATATCACGTGGGTGGTGGGGACAGGGGCGACCTTACCTGTACTGGATCAGTCAATTGATTTATGTAGCAGTTTATTTAGTCCGATTCCAAAACAGGAAATTTTAAGGGTGCTCAAGCCGCAAGGATACTTGTTGGTGGTAACCCCTGCGCCTCAGCATCTATATGCAATTCGTGAGGCTTTGTTCGAAGAGGTCAAGCCACATGAACCAAGCAAATTTGTAGAACAGTTGAGTGATGCATTTGACTTGGTGAGTGATGATGTCGTCGATGCTGAACTTAAGCTTAATCAGCAGGACTTAAAAAACCTGATTGCGATGACGCCATATGCCTATAAGGCGAAACAAGAGCGCCGTGAAGCTTTAGAGGCTCAAACAGCTTTTGAACTACACGCCCAGTATCAAATTTTACTGTTTCAGAAAAAAGCATAA
- the ponA gene encoding penicillin-binding protein PBP1a has protein sequence MKKLSCSGRVHPFFLIIIIMLVSIPMGFYGMYLYIAPSLPQMTTLKKAPLLKPLQVYSADNQLISEYGGKLSVPVDYDQIPQSFIHAFLAAEDSSFFEHSGISFKGLGRAVSESITGSNVQTGGSTITMQVAKNYYLSPERTLKRKLTEVFLARKIEQNLTKEEILTLYVNKIFLGKNAYGIAAAAKIYYNKSLDELSIAQMAMIAGLPKAPSKYNPVVNPERALERRNWILGRMLQLGYINQSQYEKGIAEPINLDMPDRGVSNRFPYIGEMVRSELIEKFGEHAIDSGYKVYTTINSERQAYAEQAVQDGLEAYDRRHGWRGAEAHDKPLSSFSAFANTFPAEVTRVNQNSFDALMQDGSTVTVPWSGMSWTRPYRNANAVGGAPSRASQIVQVKDIVRLRPNDNKTSWALVQLPKVQGQLIALNPNNGAVEALVGGYNFYQSKFNRTTQGWRQPGSIIKPFVYALALERGMTPYSMVNDSPITIGKWSPRNADGRYLGMIPLRRALYLSRNTVSVRLLQTVGIERTRQLFMDFGLTDEQIPRNYTIALGTPQVLPIQMATGYSAFANGGYRIQPHFINRIEDAYGKVIYQNNPEYACISCISQQESNPQSADTITPDDEVIEVTNQDLNPTEKSENPVEINSDYRQAQRILKSSSAYDMANILKDVIQHGTGRAALRIGRDDLGGKTGTTNDAKDAWFAGFNGKLVTITWVGFDQPTTLGRREYGGVAALPIWTDFMGKALQGTPSAWVQLDAKAKAPIQRHQKEAPQSNLGPTPPLAQPLYRPAPVVVPRAPERDFDDLPGEEETLVPKNSTPPTMQAPKEQPKPKADALDHLIDQVQ, from the coding sequence ATGAAAAAGCTATCTTGTTCGGGCCGTGTTCATCCATTTTTTTTGATCATTATTATAATGTTGGTCTCAATTCCAATGGGTTTTTATGGCATGTATCTCTATATTGCCCCATCTTTGCCGCAAATGACAACTCTAAAAAAGGCGCCATTACTAAAACCTTTACAAGTTTATAGTGCGGACAACCAACTCATTTCGGAATACGGTGGCAAGCTATCTGTACCCGTAGATTACGATCAGATCCCACAAAGTTTTATTCATGCCTTTTTAGCAGCAGAAGATTCTTCTTTTTTTGAGCATAGTGGCATCAGTTTTAAAGGCTTAGGCCGTGCTGTGAGTGAGAGCATTACAGGCTCAAATGTACAAACGGGTGGTTCGACCATCACCATGCAAGTGGCAAAAAACTATTATCTTAGTCCAGAGCGTACGTTAAAGCGTAAGCTGACTGAGGTTTTTCTAGCACGGAAAATTGAACAGAATTTAACCAAAGAGGAAATCTTAACCCTCTATGTCAACAAGATTTTTCTAGGTAAAAATGCCTACGGGATCGCAGCAGCAGCTAAAATTTACTACAACAAAAGCTTAGATGAACTCAGCATTGCACAAATGGCGATGATTGCAGGTCTACCTAAAGCGCCGTCTAAATACAATCCTGTGGTGAATCCAGAACGTGCTTTAGAGCGTCGCAACTGGATTTTGGGCCGTATGCTCCAGCTAGGCTATATCAATCAAAGCCAATATGAAAAAGGCATCGCTGAACCGATTAACCTCGATATGCCTGATCGTGGGGTAAGCAACCGATTTCCCTACATCGGTGAAATGGTCCGCAGCGAACTGATCGAAAAGTTCGGCGAGCATGCGATTGACTCAGGTTATAAGGTTTACACCACCATCAACAGTGAACGCCAAGCCTACGCAGAACAAGCGGTACAAGATGGCTTAGAAGCCTATGATCGTCGTCATGGTTGGCGTGGTGCGGAAGCCCATGACAAACCCTTAAGTAGTTTTAGTGCGTTTGCCAACACCTTCCCTGCTGAAGTCACTCGTGTCAATCAAAATAGTTTTGATGCCTTAATGCAAGATGGCTCAACGGTGACCGTGCCATGGTCTGGCATGTCTTGGACACGCCCTTATCGCAATGCGAATGCGGTAGGCGGTGCGCCATCAAGAGCATCCCAAATTGTTCAAGTGAAAGATATTGTACGCCTGCGCCCCAATGACAACAAAACCTCATGGGCTTTGGTACAACTGCCTAAAGTTCAGGGCCAACTGATTGCACTTAACCCAAACAATGGTGCTGTAGAAGCACTGGTTGGTGGTTATAATTTTTATCAATCTAAATTTAACCGAACCACACAAGGCTGGCGCCAACCAGGTTCGATTATTAAACCCTTTGTCTATGCACTCGCTTTAGAGCGCGGTATGACACCATATAGCATGGTCAATGACAGCCCGATCACCATTGGGAAATGGTCACCACGCAATGCTGATGGCCGCTATTTAGGCATGATCCCACTGCGTCGTGCCCTTTATTTATCGCGTAACACCGTTTCAGTTCGACTCCTGCAAACCGTGGGCATTGAACGTACACGCCAATTGTTCATGGACTTCGGCTTAACCGATGAACAGATTCCGCGTAACTACACCATTGCACTCGGAACACCTCAGGTTTTACCAATTCAAATGGCCACAGGTTACTCTGCCTTTGCCAATGGCGGTTACCGTATTCAGCCACACTTCATCAATCGGATTGAAGATGCCTATGGTAAGGTCATTTATCAGAACAACCCTGAATATGCATGTATCAGTTGTATCTCTCAACAAGAATCAAATCCTCAATCTGCTGACACCATCACACCTGATGATGAAGTAATTGAAGTCACCAACCAAGATCTAAACCCCACTGAAAAATCGGAAAATCCTGTTGAGATCAACAGTGACTATCGTCAAGCGCAACGTATTTTAAAATCCAGTTCTGCTTATGATATGGCGAATATTTTAAAAGACGTAATTCAACATGGTACAGGCCGTGCTGCGCTACGTATTGGACGAGATGACTTGGGCGGTAAAACAGGAACTACAAATGATGCAAAAGATGCTTGGTTTGCTGGCTTTAATGGCAAATTGGTGACTATAACATGGGTCGGTTTCGACCAACCTACGACTTTAGGGCGCCGCGAATATGGTGGTGTGGCTGCGCTCCCGATTTGGACAGACTTCATGGGCAAAGCCTTACAAGGCACGCCTTCGGCTTGGGTTCAACTCGATGCCAAAGCCAAAGCACCGATCCAACGCCATCAGAAAGAAGCTCCTCAGAGCAACTTGGGGCCGACCCCACCATTGGCGCAGCCTTTGTATCGCCCTGCACCAGTGGTGGTTCCACGTGCTCCTGAGCGTGACTTTGATGATTTGCCGGGTGAAGAAGAAACGTTGGTTCCAAAGAACAGCACCCCACCCACCATGCAAGCACCCAAAGAACAACCGAAACCTAAAGCGGATGCGCTCGATCATTTGATTGATCAAGTCCAATAA
- a CDS encoding pilus assembly protein PilM, translated as MLRLYRKPSKGLIGVDISSTSVKVLELSVKNNRYWVESYALVPLPEGSVVEKNILNPEAVGDALERAVNLANVQSTEVALAVPTSMVITKIIEMDADMNDDEREIQIRDDAEQYIPFPLDEASLDFEVLPDRLANPNRVNVLLVATRIENVEARAEALELGGLTPKIADVESFAIENAFKVFSDTLPMGVNTVGILDIGHTMTTLSVMQNNKVIYTREQVFGGKQLTQEIQNRYGLSFEEAGRAKKSRTLPDDYDIEVLEPFLEAVVQQAARSLQFFFSSSQFNEIDHILLAGGNANIPGLAKLLQQKLGYRVTIANPFLQMGFSPQIDIKKIENDASSLMVACGLALRSFD; from the coding sequence GTGCTCAGGTTATATCGTAAGCCAAGTAAGGGGTTAATAGGAGTAGATATTAGTTCGACTTCTGTTAAGGTATTGGAACTTTCTGTTAAAAACAATCGGTACTGGGTGGAGAGCTATGCACTAGTCCCATTACCAGAAGGAAGTGTGGTCGAAAAAAATATATTGAATCCAGAAGCAGTTGGTGATGCCCTTGAGCGTGCGGTAAATTTGGCCAATGTTCAATCGACGGAGGTAGCGCTGGCAGTTCCGACGTCTATGGTGATTACTAAAATCATTGAAATGGATGCAGATATGAACGATGACGAACGTGAGATTCAGATTCGTGATGATGCTGAACAATATATTCCATTCCCATTAGATGAAGCGAGTTTGGATTTTGAAGTTCTTCCAGACCGTTTAGCCAATCCCAATCGTGTCAACGTACTCCTCGTTGCAACCCGCATTGAAAATGTAGAGGCGCGTGCAGAAGCATTGGAGCTGGGTGGTTTAACGCCTAAGATTGCCGATGTTGAAAGTTTCGCCATTGAAAATGCATTCAAAGTCTTTTCAGATACGCTTCCAATGGGCGTAAACACCGTTGGAATTTTAGACATTGGTCATACCATGACCACCTTGTCCGTTATGCAAAATAATAAAGTCATTTATACTCGTGAACAGGTGTTCGGTGGTAAACAATTGACTCAAGAAATTCAAAACCGTTATGGGTTGTCTTTTGAAGAAGCGGGACGTGCTAAAAAAAGCCGTACCCTGCCTGACGACTATGATATTGAAGTACTTGAGCCTTTTCTTGAAGCGGTAGTGCAACAAGCAGCACGTTCTTTGCAGTTCTTCTTTTCGTCCTCTCAATTTAATGAGATCGATCATATTTTATTGGCAGGGGGGAATGCCAATATTCCAGGACTAGCGAAGTTATTACAACAAAAATTAGGTTATCGGGTCACCATTGCCAACCCATTTTTACAAATGGGCTTTTCTCCACAAATCGACATTAAAAAAATTGAAAATGATGCTTCATCACTCATGGTGGCATGTGGATTGGCATTGAGGAGTTTTGATTAA
- a CDS encoding PilN domain-containing protein, which produces MAKINLLPWRDALREKRKKEFIAYCVGAALVGVLAVALAWLFYSQKLEDQEQANQLVVSTNQNLDVQLKSLEGLQEQRNAIVERMKLIQGLQGQRPVAVRLVDEMVRVTPSNMYITKFVRTGDKFTIEGKAESPNTVAEFLRNLEASAWYRNAFMNSFLVAEEKKDKAPSSIVPRVEETYGTFVVTADLDEIAQPVGPDATTPEAASTVNNSTAGAAQ; this is translated from the coding sequence ATGGCAAAAATAAACCTACTCCCTTGGCGTGATGCGTTAAGAGAGAAACGAAAAAAAGAATTTATTGCATATTGTGTTGGGGCTGCATTAGTTGGGGTTTTAGCTGTTGCTTTAGCTTGGTTGTTTTACAGTCAAAAACTTGAAGATCAAGAACAGGCCAATCAGTTGGTGGTGAGTACCAATCAAAACTTAGATGTTCAACTAAAGTCATTGGAAGGTCTACAAGAGCAGCGCAATGCGATTGTTGAGCGGATGAAGTTGATCCAAGGTTTACAAGGTCAACGTCCTGTAGCAGTTCGTTTGGTCGATGAAATGGTACGTGTTACTCCAAGTAATATGTACATTACTAAGTTTGTACGCACGGGCGATAAATTTACCATTGAAGGGAAAGCCGAAAGCCCGAATACAGTTGCGGAATTTTTACGTAACCTAGAGGCATCGGCGTGGTATCGTAATGCCTTTATGAATTCATTCTTGGTTGCTGAAGAGAAAAAAGATAAAGCACCAAGCTCCATTGTGCCGCGTGTTGAAGAAACCTATGGCACCTTTGTTGTAACAGCAGATTTAGATGAGATTGCTCAGCCAGTAGGGCCTGATGCGACCACACCTGAAGCAGCAAGCACAGTTAATAATTCAACAGCGGGGGCAGCACAATGA
- a CDS encoding type 4a pilus biogenesis protein PilO yields MSRDEFEELTSENHAVTKKKMTVDKFFQQFNTLDPNNYGSWPFSVKLTCWIFIILVIGALGYFVVIKPKLDAISNAHAQEQNLLNEFREKDSKLRNLQQYQAQLQEMEANFNQQLEQLPKETEIPGLVEDINVSGVNSGLKFKNIRLEPEIRQEFFIEQPISIEATGDYHSFGSFVSGIAALPRIVTLHDFDISASSNNDKKTDIPQISYSVKAKTYRYVGAAATTDVDVKDTKNDKKADAGGAK; encoded by the coding sequence ATGAGTCGCGATGAATTTGAAGAATTAACATCAGAAAACCATGCTGTAACTAAGAAAAAAATGACAGTTGATAAGTTTTTTCAACAGTTTAATACTTTAGATCCAAACAATTACGGTAGTTGGCCCTTTTCAGTCAAATTGACTTGTTGGATCTTTATCATTTTAGTGATTGGGGCATTGGGTTATTTTGTCGTGATTAAGCCGAAGCTTGATGCGATTTCAAATGCACATGCACAAGAACAAAATTTACTGAATGAGTTTCGTGAAAAAGATTCAAAATTACGTAACTTGCAGCAATATCAAGCACAGTTGCAAGAAATGGAAGCGAATTTCAATCAGCAGTTAGAACAGTTGCCGAAAGAAACTGAAATTCCGGGTTTGGTTGAAGATATCAACGTGAGTGGCGTAAATTCTGGATTAAAGTTTAAGAATATTCGTTTAGAGCCAGAAATTCGACAAGAGTTCTTTATCGAACAGCCGATTTCTATTGAAGCGACGGGTGATTATCATTCTTTTGGTTCATTTGTCAGTGGAATTGCAGCTTTGCCGCGTATTGTGACCTTGCATGACTTCGATATCTCAGCATCAAGTAACAATGATAAAAAGACAGATATTCCACAAATTTCATACAGTGTAAAAGCGAAAACCTACCGTTATGTCGGGGCGGCAGCTACAACGGATGTTGATGTAAAAGATACAAAAAATGATAAGAAAGCCGATGCGGGAGGTGCCAAGTAA
- a CDS encoding pilus assembly protein PilP, with product MKYQNLLLSLCVGLLLVGCDSRIDAVNMQMAEIRNQPPLPIEPAPDFPPVPTFNYAAHQLKSPFMPSSLAAELKIMAGKRVYPNLSRQLQPLESYAIESLNMKGSMRGQNGQILALIQTPDGEIERVQRGSYLGMNHGRVTNITATQIDLIEIIPDGREGYVERPRSLVLIGLAP from the coding sequence ATGAAATATCAAAACCTCTTACTTAGTCTTTGCGTAGGACTACTCCTTGTTGGTTGTGATTCACGTATTGATGCGGTCAATATGCAAATGGCTGAAATTCGCAATCAGCCACCATTGCCGATTGAGCCTGCGCCAGATTTCCCACCTGTGCCGACTTTTAATTATGCAGCGCATCAATTAAAGAGCCCATTCATGCCAAGTTCGCTAGCTGCTGAACTGAAAATCATGGCTGGAAAGCGTGTTTATCCAAACTTATCTCGCCAATTACAACCCTTAGAAAGTTATGCGATTGAATCGCTGAACATGAAAGGCAGCATGCGCGGACAAAATGGACAAATTTTGGCGTTGATTCAAACACCTGATGGTGAAATTGAACGCGTGCAGCGCGGTAGTTATTTGGGAATGAATCATGGTCGTGTGACTAATATTACCGCCACACAAATTGATTTGATTGAAATTATTCCGGATGGGCGTGAGGGCTATGTCGAACGCCCGAGAAGCCTAGTATTAATTGGGTTGGCGCCTTAA
- the pilQ gene encoding type IV pilus secretin PilQ — MKNSAKDFIFGDGNTMNHMFRQFSMGAIAMAVMQAASAQVSITNIVPMQIPGQGTEIRVMFNGLPPQPQAYQLEQPSRLVLDFDKAQQSLKQGSIAVATAEASTVDVTSDAQRSRLTVNLADAGAFTTRVEGNTFILKINSASPTAVTPVAAARSEQGISNIGFQRGSDGEGQVVIDLKGSNTPVDVKQQGSKIVVRVLGNKIPAHLSRRLNVNDFATPVSTIDAQNDGSNGLITIQSNGSFEYMAYQAEDKLTISLKRPEDKNPMKPKAPSAYTGKKISLDFQDIEVRRVLQLLADFTGVNMVASDTVQGNITLRLKDVPWDQALDIIMKTKNLDKRRNGNVIWIAPVAELIKSEEDEAKAIAQSIKLAPIQTDYIQLSYAKSADVLKLLEDSRDSKGSVSNRTAGSESLALESLLSSRGSAVSDSRTNTLIINDTQQNIDKIRRMIDLLDVAVKQVMVEARIVTASTDFSRELGIKWSAKKLGNSPVWGGDFQPSFDLGVDLATNTAGTFNFGLLKISDYMLNLELSALQADGHGEVLSAPKVLTGDKQKAYILRGTEIPYQTWSATEGLKTEFRAANLKLEVTPSITPDGKVQMALMVEKDSIGDITNDGIAIDTSELQTNVLVDDGETVVLGGIFDDTKRNDYQKVPFLGDLPVVGNLFKNNVKTTIQTELLIFVTPRIVNDSVSRNH; from the coding sequence ATGAAAAATAGTGCTAAAGATTTTATTTTTGGGGATGGCAATACGATGAACCATATGTTCCGTCAGTTTTCAATGGGTGCAATTGCAATGGCGGTAATGCAGGCTGCAAGTGCACAAGTCAGTATTACGAATATTGTGCCGATGCAAATTCCAGGACAGGGAACAGAAATTCGGGTCATGTTCAACGGTTTGCCACCTCAACCGCAAGCCTATCAGTTGGAACAGCCATCACGTCTGGTTTTAGATTTCGATAAAGCACAGCAGAGCTTAAAACAAGGCAGTATTGCAGTTGCAACGGCTGAAGCCAGTACTGTGGATGTGACTTCAGATGCACAACGTTCACGTTTAACTGTAAATTTGGCGGATGCAGGTGCATTTACTACACGTGTTGAAGGTAATACTTTTATTCTGAAAATTAACTCAGCGAGCCCAACAGCAGTAACACCTGTTGCTGCGGCACGTTCAGAGCAAGGGATTTCAAATATTGGGTTCCAGCGTGGTTCAGATGGAGAAGGCCAAGTTGTCATTGATTTAAAAGGCAGTAATACCCCTGTCGATGTAAAACAGCAAGGTAGTAAAATTGTAGTGCGCGTTTTGGGGAATAAAATTCCTGCACATTTATCACGTCGTCTCAATGTGAATGATTTCGCAACCCCTGTATCGACCATTGATGCACAAAACGATGGTAGTAATGGTCTGATCACAATTCAATCGAATGGTAGTTTTGAATATATGGCTTATCAGGCAGAAGATAAGCTCACCATTAGTTTGAAGCGTCCTGAAGATAAAAATCCAATGAAGCCTAAAGCACCAAGTGCTTATACGGGCAAAAAGATTTCTTTAGATTTTCAGGATATTGAAGTGCGTCGTGTATTACAGCTGTTGGCTGATTTTACAGGCGTTAACATGGTGGCTTCGGACACGGTACAAGGTAATATTACCTTACGCCTTAAAGATGTCCCGTGGGATCAGGCGCTTGATATTATTATGAAAACCAAGAATTTGGATAAGCGTCGCAATGGTAATGTGATTTGGATTGCCCCTGTAGCAGAATTGATTAAATCTGAGGAAGATGAAGCCAAAGCCATCGCACAAAGCATTAAACTTGCACCGATTCAAACCGATTATATTCAATTGAGTTATGCAAAATCGGCAGATGTATTGAAATTGTTAGAAGACTCTCGTGATAGTAAGGGGAGTGTGTCGAATCGTACAGCGGGTTCAGAGTCATTGGCTTTAGAAAGCTTATTGAGTTCACGGGGGAGTGCGGTTTCTGATTCACGTACCAATACCTTAATTATTAATGATACACAGCAAAATATTGACAAGATCCGCCGCATGATTGACTTGTTGGATGTCGCAGTGAAACAGGTGATGGTCGAAGCCCGTATCGTCACAGCATCAACAGACTTTTCTCGTGAATTGGGGATTAAGTGGAGTGCGAAGAAGCTGGGTAATAGCCCAGTCTGGGGCGGAGATTTCCAGCCAAGTTTTGATTTGGGTGTAGATTTGGCAACAAATACTGCGGGTACATTTAACTTTGGTTTATTGAAAATTTCAGACTATATGTTGAACCTTGAGTTAAGTGCACTTCAAGCGGATGGTCATGGTGAAGTGTTATCAGCGCCTAAAGTACTTACTGGCGATAAACAGAAAGCATATATCTTGCGTGGTACAGAGATTCCCTATCAAACATGGAGTGCGACAGAAGGTTTAAAAACCGAGTTTCGCGCGGCTAACTTAAAGTTAGAAGTGACGCCAAGTATTACTCCAGATGGTAAAGTTCAAATGGCGCTCATGGTTGAGAAAGACTCAATTGGTGACATTACCAATGATGGTATTGCGATTGACACCAGCGAATTACAAACCAATGTGTTGGTAGATGATGGTGAAACTGTCGTATTGGGTGGTATTTTTGATGATACGAAGCGTAATGACTATCAAAAAGTGCCATTCTTGGGTGATTTACCTGTGGTAGGTAATTTATTTAAGAATAATGTCAAAACGACGATACAAACGGAGTTATTGATTTTTGTGACACCACGAATTGTTAATGACAGTGTTTCAAGAAATCATTAA
- a CDS encoding shikimate kinase, with the protein MGAGKTTVGRHLAELLGREFLDSDHEIERKTGATIPWIFEKEGELGFRSRETVVIDELTSRPNLVLATGGGAVTQAPNRAFLKQRGIVVYLYTPVEIQLQRTYRDKNRPLLQVENPEQKLSDLLSVRDPLYREVAHYIIETNQGAARDLAQRILNLILVK; encoded by the coding sequence ATGGGGGCTGGAAAAACAACGGTAGGACGACATTTAGCTGAACTGTTAGGGCGTGAATTTCTTGATAGTGATCATGAGATTGAGCGAAAAACAGGGGCAACGATTCCATGGATCTTTGAAAAAGAGGGAGAGCTGGGGTTTCGGAGTCGTGAAACAGTTGTGATTGATGAGTTAACCTCTCGACCTAACTTGGTTTTGGCCACAGGGGGTGGGGCGGTGACTCAGGCTCCAAATCGTGCATTTCTTAAACAACGTGGTATCGTTGTTTATCTTTATACTCCTGTAGAGATTCAACTACAGCGAACCTATCGTGATAAAAATCGCCCATTGCTTCAAGTGGAGAATCCTGAACAAAAGTTAAGTGACTTACTTAGCGTTCGAGATCCTTTATATCGTGAAGTTGCCCATTATATTATCGAGACCAATCAAGGGGCTGCACGAGACCTGGCGCAGCGTATCTTAAACTTGATTCTTGTAAAGTAG
- the aroB gene encoding 3-dehydroquinate synthase — protein sequence MQTLYVELGERRYPIFIGSDLDPKALLEPYIHGRQVMIVSNETVAPLYLARYVAAIEALGKTVATCILPDGEKYKNIEHLNLIFDALLASGFNRDCTVLALGGGVIGDMAGFASACFQRGVYFIQVPTTLLSQVDSSVGGKTGINHPLGKNMIGAFQQPQVVLADMSQLKTLPARELSAGLAEVIKYALLGDADFLTWLEQHMDALVQGDEAALAEAVYRSCAHKARIVANDEKEQGERALLNLGHTFGHAIESYLGYGEWLHGEAVATGMVMAADLSQRMGWISAEDLARTKNIIQSANLPIVCPQIPLDDFLAYMAHDKKVLNGELRLVLMQTVGQAIITKSFDVELMKQAILANQEQA from the coding sequence ATGCAAACCTTATATGTTGAACTTGGCGAACGCCGTTACCCGATCTTTATTGGCAGTGATCTAGATCCGAAAGCTTTACTTGAGCCGTATATTCACGGGCGCCAAGTGATGATTGTGAGTAATGAAACGGTCGCGCCTTTGTATTTAGCGCGTTACGTGGCAGCAATTGAAGCGTTGGGAAAAACAGTTGCAACGTGTATTTTGCCCGATGGTGAAAAATATAAGAATATTGAGCACCTCAACCTGATTTTTGATGCATTGTTAGCGTCAGGCTTCAACCGTGATTGTACAGTTTTAGCTTTAGGTGGCGGTGTGATTGGTGATATGGCGGGCTTTGCTTCGGCATGCTTCCAGCGTGGGGTCTATTTTATTCAGGTGCCAACGACACTTCTTTCACAGGTGGATTCGAGTGTCGGTGGTAAAACAGGGATTAATCATCCGCTGGGTAAAAACATGATCGGGGCATTTCAACAACCGCAAGTGGTCTTGGCAGATATGTCTCAACTTAAAACGCTGCCAGCACGTGAGTTATCAGCAGGTTTGGCAGAAGTGATTAAGTACGCACTCTTGGGTGATGCTGACTTTCTTACTTGGTTGGAACAACATATGGATGCTTTGGTGCAGGGGGATGAGGCTGCACTGGCTGAAGCTGTTTATCGTTCTTGTGCCCATAAAGCTCGTATTGTTGCTAATGATGAAAAAGAACAAGGTGAGCGTGCATTATTGAATCTTGGGCATACTTTTGGTCATGCGATTGAATCCTATCTAGGTTATGGCGAATGGCTCCATGGTGAAGCTGTTGCAACAGGTATGGTGATGGCGGCGGATCTCTCTCAGCGTATGGGTTGGATCAGTGCAGAAGATTTGGCGCGTACAAAAAATATCATTCAAAGCGCGAATTTACCGATAGTATGTCCGCAGATTCCCCTCGATGACTTTTTGGCGTATATGGCTCATGATAAAAAAGTCTTGAACGGGGAACTGCGTTTGGTTTTGATGCAAACGGTAGGACAGGCCATCATTACCAAATCATTTGATGTAGAATTGATGAAACAGGCGATTTTAGCCAACCAAGAGCAGGCATAA